Proteins co-encoded in one Haladaptatus sp. ZSTT2 genomic window:
- a CDS encoding diacylglycerol/lipid kinase family protein: MSRICICNPISGSGDHAPQVRELADEHGFTLHETEQEGDTVEFAREFGPDADIVAACGGDGTINEVVTGLYEADCLDTTTLAVIPAGTGNNFASQLGIPNIETAFDLVDAGEVRHIDLALANDRPFVNSCVAGLTAEASAETTPELKSKYGILAYVFTTFRTMNDYEGMRLAIETDNAVTGSWSGKAFVALIGNARRFPANGGTQANVEDGLLDVTIAEERPTMELMGEAAVSRFLGSETAHLHRLKSKSLTISVLDGTTHFSLDGEMLETNHLTIETLPQVLSVFVGEGYEPVPDEA, encoded by the coding sequence ATGTCCCGCATCTGCATCTGTAACCCGATTAGCGGGAGCGGCGACCACGCGCCACAGGTGCGCGAACTGGCCGACGAACACGGCTTCACCCTCCACGAAACCGAACAGGAAGGCGATACGGTCGAGTTCGCTCGCGAGTTCGGTCCTGACGCCGACATTGTCGCCGCGTGTGGTGGCGACGGCACAATAAACGAGGTCGTCACCGGCCTCTACGAAGCCGACTGCCTCGACACCACGACGCTCGCCGTGATTCCCGCTGGCACGGGCAACAACTTCGCCAGCCAACTCGGCATTCCGAATATCGAAACCGCCTTCGACCTCGTGGACGCAGGCGAGGTGCGCCACATCGACCTTGCGCTCGCAAACGACCGTCCGTTCGTCAACTCCTGTGTCGCGGGGCTGACCGCAGAGGCGAGCGCAGAGACCACGCCCGAGCTTAAATCGAAATACGGCATCCTCGCGTACGTCTTCACGACGTTCCGGACGATGAACGACTACGAGGGGATGCGCCTCGCCATCGAAACCGACAACGCCGTCACCGGGTCGTGGTCGGGAAAGGCCTTCGTCGCCCTCATCGGCAACGCCCGGCGCTTCCCCGCAAATGGGGGCACCCAGGCGAACGTCGAAGACGGCCTGCTCGACGTGACGATTGCAGAAGAACGACCGACGATGGAACTGATGGGCGAGGCGGCAGTATCTCGGTTTTTGGGGAGTGAAACCGCCCACCTGCATCGGCTGAAAAGCAAGTCGCTCACCATCTCCGTTCTCGACGGAACCACACACTTCAGTCTCGATGGCGAGATGCTCGAAACCAACCACTTAACCATCGAAACACTTCCACAAGTGCTCTCGGTGTTCGTGGGCGAGGGATACGAGCCAGTGCCGGATGAGGCGTAG
- a CDS encoding diacylglycerol/lipid kinase family protein, translating to MSDARRIIVRNPNSGDRKRSKRASEIGEKRGYEIWNSTKKGETHTLARDAAEDAALVVACGGDGTLNEVVRGVEEADALSDVELGVIPAGTGNDFADNIGIKSVPHAFRVLENENVRTLDLGWAADRPFINSCVAGVTAEASAATTPAQKRRLGVLAYVMNTLQQTQTFDGLQIDVRASENGDVLWQGEAIMLLIGNGRRFPGEQIKQANMEDGLLNVVILKRVPTIDYLTHGAANRLLQRGASHLTRLKVPQLTLTHEGDPVHFSLDGEMLKLNTLSAQSRRGAMRFHVGPTYDPSPEEWGVKPNPKGV from the coding sequence ATGAGCGACGCGCGACGGATTATCGTCCGAAACCCGAACAGTGGCGACCGAAAGCGCAGCAAGCGAGCGAGCGAAATTGGCGAAAAGCGCGGTTACGAAATCTGGAACAGCACGAAGAAAGGCGAAACCCACACCCTCGCGCGCGACGCGGCCGAGGACGCAGCCCTCGTCGTCGCCTGTGGGGGCGACGGCACACTCAACGAAGTCGTGCGCGGCGTCGAGGAGGCTGACGCCCTCTCAGACGTGGAACTTGGCGTGATTCCCGCCGGCACGGGCAACGATTTTGCTGACAACATCGGCATCAAAAGCGTTCCCCACGCATTCAGGGTGCTCGAAAACGAAAACGTCCGGACGCTCGACCTCGGGTGGGCAGCAGACCGCCCGTTCATCAACTCGTGTGTCGCGGGCGTCACCGCCGAAGCGAGTGCCGCAACGACGCCCGCCCAGAAACGCCGCCTCGGGGTGCTTGCCTACGTCATGAACACGCTCCAGCAGACGCAGACGTTCGACGGGCTGCAAATCGACGTGCGCGCGAGCGAGAACGGCGACGTGCTCTGGCAGGGCGAAGCCATCATGCTCCTCATCGGCAACGGACGGCGCTTTCCCGGCGAGCAGATAAAACAAGCGAACATGGAAGACGGCTTGTTGAACGTCGTTATCCTCAAGCGCGTGCCGACGATTGATTATCTGACCCACGGGGCGGCAAACCGTCTGCTCCAGCGCGGGGCGTCGCATCTCACGCGGCTCAAAGTGCCCCAACTCACGCTCACCCACGAAGGTGACCCCGTCCACTTCAGTCTCGACGGTGAGATGCTGAAACTGAACACGCTGTCTGCGCAAAGTCGTCGCGGTGCGATGCGATTCCACGTCGGGCCGACCTACGACCCCTCCCCCGAAGAGTGGGGTGTCAAACCAAATCCGAAGGGTGTTTGA
- a CDS encoding NUDIX hydrolase: protein MSTTNSPEDSAAEAEGERHKNAMQDVIAVDEDDNELELVNRLDAHMGDGIRHRAFTALVFDEDDNILLAQRAFGKRLWDTHWDGTVASHPVDGQTQEEATMERLEEELGITPDQYDDLRVTDKFEYKRYYENEGLEWEVCSVLKCTLQDTSLDVNDEEVAGLMWVPYEYLHENPRFYRQLRLCPWFEIAMRRDFKQ from the coding sequence ATGAGCACCACGAACTCTCCTGAGGATTCTGCGGCCGAGGCCGAGGGCGAACGCCACAAAAATGCCATGCAGGACGTGATTGCGGTCGACGAAGACGACAACGAACTCGAACTCGTCAACCGACTCGACGCCCACATGGGCGACGGCATCCGACACCGAGCGTTCACCGCGCTCGTTTTCGACGAAGACGACAACATCCTGCTCGCCCAGCGCGCCTTCGGCAAGCGCCTCTGGGACACCCACTGGGACGGCACCGTCGCCTCCCACCCCGTCGATGGCCAGACCCAAGAGGAAGCCACGATGGAGCGCTTAGAAGAGGAACTCGGCATCACGCCAGACCAGTACGACGACCTCCGGGTCACGGACAAGTTCGAGTACAAGCGCTACTACGAGAACGAAGGCCTCGAATGGGAGGTCTGCTCGGTGCTCAAGTGCACCCTCCAAGACACCAGCCTCGACGTGAACGACGAAGAAGTGGCCGGGCTGATGTGGGTTCCATACGAGTACCTCCACGAGAACCCACGGTTCTACCGCCAACTGCGTCTCTGTCCGTGGTTCGAGATTGCGATGCGGCGTGATTTCAAACAGTAG
- a CDS encoding SDR family NAD(P)-dependent oxidoreductase encodes MNEPELYDTLDGQVALVTGATRGIGEEVASILASHGATVYAGARDVDDVTVDTQHPIRLDVTDGGEIQAAADRLRDEHGKLDILVNNAGVVGSGRALHEIDIDALDHTLSVNLRGATLVARACLPLLLETDAPRIVNLSSGMGALGERMSGGYPAYRISKTGINGLTAYLHGEYNRRGLLTNSVCPGWVRTDMGGSGASRSVEEGADTPAWLARFAPGSPSGKFWRSRKVIDW; translated from the coding sequence ATGAACGAACCCGAACTCTACGACACGCTTGACGGGCAGGTCGCGCTCGTGACCGGGGCCACACGTGGCATTGGCGAGGAAGTGGCGTCGATACTCGCAAGCCACGGCGCGACCGTCTACGCCGGGGCACGCGACGTGGACGACGTGACCGTAGACACCCAGCATCCGATTCGCCTCGACGTGACCGATGGAGGCGAAATTCAAGCCGCCGCAGACCGACTCCGCGACGAACACGGCAAACTCGACATCCTCGTGAACAACGCTGGGGTGGTTGGAAGCGGACGCGCGCTCCACGAAATCGACATCGACGCGCTCGACCACACGCTCTCGGTCAACCTGCGCGGGGCGACGTTGGTGGCGCGGGCCTGTCTCCCACTCCTGCTCGAAACTGACGCGCCCCGCATCGTGAATCTCTCCTCGGGGATGGGCGCACTCGGTGAGCGCATGTCTGGCGGCTATCCGGCCTACCGCATCTCGAAAACCGGTATCAACGGCCTCACGGCATATCTGCACGGCGAGTACAACCGACGTGGGCTGCTTACAAATTCGGTGTGTCCGGGCTGGGTGCGCACCGACATGGGCGGGTCAGGGGCGTCTCGAAGCGTCGAAGAAGGCGCGGACACGCCGGCGTGGCTCGCGCGCTTCGCGCCGGGAAGTCCGTCAGGTAAGTTTTGGCGTTCACGGAAAGTCATCGACTGGTAA
- a CDS encoding MOSC domain-containing protein — MDGAAFAAAGEDLGVELKPGEHRRNVTVSGIDLDSLIGAEFTIGEVRCQGLADCPPCAHLESLTARDGLQVAMTDRGGLEVRILSDGVIRVGDAVEPL; from the coding sequence ATCGACGGGGCCGCATTCGCCGCGGCGGGCGAGGACCTCGGCGTCGAACTCAAACCCGGCGAACACCGGCGCAACGTGACCGTCTCCGGCATCGACTTAGACTCGCTCATCGGCGCGGAGTTCACGATTGGCGAGGTGCGCTGTCAGGGACTCGCAGACTGCCCGCCGTGTGCCCACCTCGAATCACTGACCGCGCGCGACGGGCTGCAGGTCGCCATGACAGACCGCGGCGGCCTCGAAGTGCGCATCCTCTCTGACGGCGTCATCCGAGTCGGTGATGCGGTCGAGCCGCTGTAG
- a CDS encoding NAD-dependent succinate-semialdehyde dehydrogenase, which produces MQRVNPATGEPLSTIDEHSDDEVDAALDTAMDTFAEWRNVSTRERQQLLSNAADVLRENKQEYADVMTREMGKPIAASVSEVEKCAWVCDYYAEHAGEQLQDKVIGSEPHAQSKVTYEPLGAVLAVMPWNFPFWQVFRFAAPHLTSGNVGLLKHASNVPECALAIEDVFRKAGYPEGVFQTLLVGSAKVGDVIADDRVAAVTLTGSEAAGRSVAETAGKNLKKTVLELGGSDPFVVFDDADVATAAKVGARARTINSGQSCIAAKRFIVHEAVYDEFLSQFLTELEALTVGDPTDEETDIGPQARKGLMEDLHEQVTASVEAGAIVELGGEPMDRDGYYYPPTVLTDVPDGSPAAEEEIFGPVASVFKVADEAEAIRVANDTNLGLGASVWTADLARGERVGHRIEAGCVFVNELVKSDPRLPFGGIKDSGYGRELAREGMLEFVNQKTMWIQDADGDAELSLSE; this is translated from the coding sequence ATGCAACGCGTGAATCCAGCCACCGGCGAGCCGCTGAGTACAATCGACGAACACAGCGACGACGAGGTGGACGCGGCACTCGATACCGCGATGGACACTTTCGCGGAATGGCGAAACGTGTCGACTCGAGAGCGCCAACAGTTGCTCTCGAACGCCGCAGACGTGCTTCGCGAGAACAAACAGGAGTACGCAGACGTGATGACCAGAGAGATGGGCAAACCAATCGCCGCCTCCGTCTCCGAGGTCGAAAAGTGCGCGTGGGTGTGCGACTACTACGCCGAGCACGCGGGCGAACAGTTACAGGACAAGGTCATCGGCAGCGAGCCACACGCCCAGTCGAAAGTCACCTACGAGCCACTCGGCGCGGTGCTCGCGGTCATGCCGTGGAACTTCCCGTTCTGGCAGGTGTTCCGATTTGCCGCCCCGCACCTGACCTCGGGGAACGTTGGCCTGCTCAAACACGCCTCGAACGTCCCCGAGTGCGCCCTCGCCATCGAAGACGTGTTCCGGAAGGCAGGCTACCCCGAGGGCGTCTTCCAGACGCTCCTCGTCGGCTCTGCGAAGGTTGGCGATGTCATCGCAGACGACCGGGTTGCAGCCGTCACGCTCACCGGGAGTGAGGCTGCCGGGCGCTCGGTAGCCGAAACGGCAGGTAAGAACCTCAAGAAGACCGTGCTCGAACTCGGCGGGAGCGACCCGTTCGTCGTCTTTGACGACGCGGACGTGGCGACCGCCGCGAAGGTCGGCGCACGCGCGCGAACCATCAACTCAGGGCAGTCGTGTATCGCCGCAAAGCGCTTTATCGTCCACGAGGCCGTCTACGACGAGTTCCTTTCGCAGTTCCTCACGGAACTCGAAGCCTTGACCGTAGGTGACCCGACCGACGAGGAGACGGACATCGGCCCACAAGCCCGCAAGGGCCTGATGGAGGACCTCCACGAGCAAGTGACCGCGAGCGTCGAAGCGGGTGCGATCGTCGAACTCGGCGGGGAACCGATGGACCGAGACGGGTATTACTATCCACCGACGGTGCTCACGGACGTTCCGGACGGGTCACCCGCAGCCGAAGAGGAGATTTTCGGTCCCGTCGCTTCGGTGTTCAAGGTCGCAGACGAAGCCGAGGCGATTCGCGTAGCCAACGACACCAATCTCGGCCTCGGCGCGAGCGTCTGGACTGCTGACCTCGCGCGCGGCGAGCGCGTGGGCCACCGCATCGAGGCGGGCTGTGTGTTCGTAAACGAACTCGTGAAATCCGACCCACGCCTGCCGTTTGGCGGCATCAAAGACTCGGGCTACGGACGCGAACTCGCCCGTGAAGGGATGCTCGAATTCGTGAATCAGAAAACGATGTGGATTCAGGACGCAGACGGCGACGCGGAGTTGTCACTCTCCGAGTAG
- a CDS encoding rubrerythrin-like domain-containing protein, translating into MTQTFECMDCGHRMEATAGTACPECGGVMQNITVRRE; encoded by the coding sequence ATGACACAAACGTTCGAGTGTATGGACTGTGGGCATCGTATGGAGGCCACAGCCGGAACCGCCTGCCCCGAGTGTGGCGGCGTGATGCAGAACATTACCGTTCGCCGCGAGTGA